The region GCCGGTCATTCAGCACCAGGGCCGGGCGTTGGCCGTGGCCGTTGTCATAGGAAGCAAGGGCGTACCAGGTCACAGGGATTCCTTTGTCATTTGACTGCAGCCAGCGAGGTGTTTGCTGTGCTATGTGCATACAATATCATCATCATGTATACATAACAAGTGATCTAGGGTAAGAACTTATCCGTCAATCGTCGGGCCAGAGGATGGCGCTGCGATTTGGGCGCAGGGCAAGGCGCAAACCGCAGCGATACCCGCTGGTATCGCGAGGATTTGCAACGCGGGCCTGGGTTCAAATCGCCAGCAAGCCGACCCCGACGATTGACGGATAAGTTCTAAGTCCTGGGATGCACTGTTTGTTCACCCCGGAGCGCCAAGCCATGACCGTGTCAACCCCACCTCTGCGTCCTCATCTGCGTCCTCATCTTCTGGTCTTGATTCCGCTGCCGCCAGCTTTTGTGCAGCGCCTGGCCGAGCAGTACGAACTCAGCTATGAGCCCAAGGGCCTTAGCAGCGCGCGCTGGGAAGAATTGGCGCTGCGCCACACGCCTGCGGTGCTGACCAATGGCAGCACCGGCTTGAGCGAGGCGCAGATGCGCGCGCTGCCGGGCTTGGGCCTGGTGTGCTCCTTCGGCGCAGGCTATGAGTCCATTGACCTGGCCGCCGCCCAGGCCCTGGGGCTGGCCGTGACGCATGCGCCGGGCGTCAACAACGCCACCGTGGCCGACCACGCCCTGGCCTTGATGCTGGCCCTGGCGCGCGGCCTGGCGCCGCTGGACCGGGCCGTCAAGGCGGGCCTGTGGGAGCAAAGCCGGGCCGAACGGCCCACGCTCAACCGTGGCCGCTTGGGCCTGATCGGCATCGGCAATATCGGCCAGCAAATCGCCCGCCGGGCAGCGGCCTTTGATATGCAGATCGGCTATCACAGCCGCCAGCCCCGGCCTGAGCTGCCGTACCGCCACTTTGCCGATGTGCAAAGCCTGGCCGCTGAGTCTGACTTTCTGGTCCTGGCCTGCCCGGGCGGCGCCGCCACGCGCCATTTAGTCAATCGCCCGGTGCTGCGCGCGCTCGGGCCTCAGGGCTTTGTGGTCAATGTGGCGCGTGGCAGCGTGCTGCACACGGGGGATCTGATCGAGGCCTTGCGTGCCGGTGAAATCGCCGGTGCCGGACTCGATGTGCTGGAAGGCGAACCGCAGGTGCCCGAGGCCCTGCTCAGCATGCATCAGGTGCTGCTGAGCCCGCATATCTCGGGCCGCTCACCCGACGCGCAGCGCGCTCAGATGGCTGGCCTAACAGCTAATCTAGACGCCTTCTTTGCGGGCCAGCCTTTGCCCACGCCGGTGCCGGAAATGACGCGCTAGGGCAAGGCAAATGCCAGGGCCGGTCATACCGGCCACGCAGGCC is a window of Paucibacter sp. KCTC 42545 DNA encoding:
- a CDS encoding 2-hydroxyacid dehydrogenase; this translates as MTVSTPPLRPHLRPHLLVLIPLPPAFVQRLAEQYELSYEPKGLSSARWEELALRHTPAVLTNGSTGLSEAQMRALPGLGLVCSFGAGYESIDLAAAQALGLAVTHAPGVNNATVADHALALMLALARGLAPLDRAVKAGLWEQSRAERPTLNRGRLGLIGIGNIGQQIARRAAAFDMQIGYHSRQPRPELPYRHFADVQSLAAESDFLVLACPGGAATRHLVNRPVLRALGPQGFVVNVARGSVLHTGDLIEALRAGEIAGAGLDVLEGEPQVPEALLSMHQVLLSPHISGRSPDAQRAQMAGLTANLDAFFAGQPLPTPVPEMTR